From one Paenibacillus terrae HPL-003 genomic stretch:
- a CDS encoding DHA2 family efflux MFS transporter permease subunit has translation MTLPGNVRRAPIVAALLIGAFVAILNQTLISVALPKMMSDLNVDANVAQWLSTGFMLVNGVLIPVTAFLIARFSTRKLFISAMIIFSIGTLLCAIAPSFSILLIGRLIQAAGAGIMMPLMMVVILNIYPIERRGRAMGTLGIAMGFAPAIGPTLSGYIVQHYDWRVLFWIILPISVISIVIGFIFLKNVTEQSKPKLDIPGIILSTFGFGGLLYGFSDAGTSGWGSIPVLSALIVGTIALILFIVRQLKVNEPMLEFRIFKYDVYSLTTIINVIVTMALYAGMILLPIYLQNIRGFSPIESGMLMLPGAILMGFMSPVTGAIFDRIGARWLSVIGLLIMAVTTWEFTRLTETTTYMTLLANYTVRMFGMSLLMMPIQTAGLNQLPQRLNAHGTAMSNTLRMISGSIGTAILVTVMSTQSSSRLANIVASEGLSVTDKAGMLAAGNQATIYGINTAFIIATLLSVTALILAFFIKNTNAQNARPRQELVNSKKGQSVVSSS, from the coding sequence ATGACATTACCAGGTAATGTACGCAGAGCACCCATTGTGGCCGCTCTGTTGATTGGCGCGTTTGTTGCGATTTTAAACCAGACGTTGATAAGTGTGGCTTTACCGAAAATGATGAGTGATCTGAATGTAGATGCCAATGTGGCTCAGTGGCTTAGTACGGGCTTTATGCTCGTGAACGGGGTATTGATCCCGGTGACCGCATTTTTGATTGCGCGTTTTTCCACTCGTAAATTGTTTATAAGTGCAATGATTATCTTTTCAATCGGCACGCTGTTGTGCGCTATTGCGCCGAGTTTTAGCATATTGCTGATCGGACGTCTCATTCAAGCCGCTGGTGCGGGTATTATGATGCCTTTAATGATGGTCGTTATCTTGAACATCTACCCAATAGAGCGTCGTGGCCGGGCGATGGGAACGCTGGGGATTGCGATGGGTTTTGCTCCAGCCATTGGACCAACCTTATCCGGTTATATAGTCCAGCATTACGACTGGCGGGTACTGTTCTGGATCATCCTGCCGATTTCAGTGATTTCGATTGTGATCGGATTTATTTTTCTGAAAAATGTAACGGAGCAGTCCAAGCCTAAGTTGGACATTCCCGGCATCATTTTGTCTACGTTCGGTTTCGGCGGGCTGTTATATGGCTTTAGTGATGCAGGAACATCGGGCTGGGGAAGTATTCCGGTCCTGTCTGCGCTTATTGTTGGGACGATCGCGCTCATTCTGTTTATTGTTCGCCAGTTGAAGGTTAATGAACCTATGCTGGAGTTCCGTATCTTCAAATACGATGTGTATAGCTTGACGACAATCATTAATGTCATTGTGACGATGGCTTTGTACGCCGGCATGATATTACTGCCGATTTATTTGCAAAATATTCGCGGCTTTTCACCGATTGAGTCCGGTATGCTGATGTTACCGGGGGCGATTCTGATGGGGTTCATGTCTCCTGTAACCGGGGCTATTTTTGACCGGATCGGAGCACGCTGGTTGTCCGTGATCGGTTTATTGATCATGGCTGTGACCACTTGGGAGTTCACACGCTTGACCGAAACAACGACCTATATGACGCTGCTGGCTAATTATACGGTTCGGATGTTCGGAATGTCATTGCTGATGATGCCGATCCAAACGGCCGGCTTGAACCAGCTTCCACAACGATTGAATGCGCATGGTACGGCAATGAGTAATACACTGCGTATGATTTCCGGTTCAATTGGGACGGCAATTCTGGTGACGGTGATGTCGACTCAAAGCAGCAGCCGTCTGGCGAATATTGTTGCATCTGAGGGATTATCTGTTACAGATAAAGCAGGGATGCTGGCAGCGGGCAATCAGGCTACGATTTACGGTATCAATACAGCCTTTATCATTGCGACGCTGTTGAGTGTGACGGCCCTGATTTTGGCGTTTTTCATCAAGAATACGAATGCTCAAAACGCTCGGCCCCGTCAGGAGCTGGTGAACAGTAAGAAAGGGCAGTCTGTGGTCTCCTCGTCATAA
- a CDS encoding class I SAM-dependent methyltransferase, translated as MYVAQEWKDYEVVDTGGGEKLERWGDIVLRRPDPQIIWPLSQETAEWRDVHGHYHRSSSGGGSWDMKKPTPERWTISYGPLKFHIKPTSFKHTGLFPEQAANWSWMMDKIKGAGRPISVLNLFAYTGGATTAAAYAGASVVHVDAAKGMVQWAKENVQLSGLADRPVRFITDDVFKFVQREQRRGNRYDAIIMDPPSYGRGPNGETWKLEESLYPFLESCMSIISDQPLFMLINSYTTGISPTVLRNMLSMTMQQKYGGQISAGEIGLPITRSGLNLPCGILGRWEA; from the coding sequence ATGTATGTAGCGCAAGAATGGAAAGATTATGAAGTAGTGGATACAGGCGGCGGCGAAAAGCTGGAGCGTTGGGGCGATATTGTCCTGCGTCGACCTGATCCACAAATTATATGGCCGTTGTCCCAGGAAACAGCCGAATGGCGCGATGTTCATGGACATTACCACCGCAGCTCCTCTGGGGGCGGTAGCTGGGATATGAAAAAGCCTACTCCCGAGCGTTGGACGATCAGCTATGGGCCGCTTAAATTCCACATTAAACCGACCAGCTTCAAGCATACCGGCCTTTTTCCAGAGCAAGCAGCAAACTGGAGCTGGATGATGGATAAAATTAAAGGTGCTGGCAGACCGATTTCCGTACTGAACCTGTTTGCCTACACTGGGGGAGCCACAACTGCCGCAGCGTATGCCGGGGCCAGTGTAGTTCACGTGGACGCCGCCAAGGGCATGGTACAATGGGCGAAGGAAAACGTGCAATTGTCCGGCTTGGCCGACCGTCCGGTACGCTTCATCACGGACGACGTGTTCAAATTCGTGCAACGTGAACAACGCCGGGGAAACCGATATGATGCGATCATTATGGACCCTCCTTCCTACGGGCGCGGACCAAACGGAGAAACATGGAAGCTGGAAGAAAGCCTGTATCCGTTCCTGGAATCCTGCATGAGTATCATTTCAGATCAACCGCTGTTCATGCTGATTAACTCCTATACCACAGGTATTTCCCCTACTGTACTGCGCAACATGTTGAGCATGACAATGCAGCAAAAGTACGGCGGTCAAATCAGCGCTGGTGAAATCGGATTGCCGATTACCCGCTCAGGACTGAATTTGCCGTGCGGTATTCTCGGACGCTGGGAGGCTTAA
- a CDS encoding ABC transporter permease, with the protein MNNIIPLVQNETLKIIKKKRFYVILLVLLVLVPIFTYAQMKVAENNREKFGNDWRLELRQAITDNQNSLGSDRVPEEWKTYRRVFVQQMQYYLENDVNPNEPSGVTFTREFMDNSINLFVPLLIMAIASDLVSGERTTGTIKMLLTRPVRRWKVLLSKLLTLYMFVSLIILAVFVISYLISGLFFGFRGFNVPVFTGFRIVGSTVDMSAVHAIPQWHYLMLQAGLIWFVSLVVASLAFMVSVLVRSTAASIVVMMAALISGTILTNMASSWQSAKYLFMVNLELTDYLSGSPAPIEGMTLPFSLAVLGIWGASALIVSFAVFTKRDILN; encoded by the coding sequence TTGAATAACATTATACCGCTCGTACAAAATGAAACACTCAAAATCATCAAGAAGAAACGATTTTATGTCATTTTACTTGTTTTGCTTGTGCTTGTGCCGATTTTTACGTACGCTCAGATGAAGGTGGCGGAAAATAACCGCGAAAAATTCGGCAATGACTGGCGGCTGGAGTTGCGTCAGGCCATTACGGATAACCAAAATTCGCTGGGCAGCGACCGGGTTCCAGAGGAATGGAAGACCTACAGGCGAGTATTTGTTCAACAAATGCAATATTATCTGGAAAATGACGTGAACCCGAATGAGCCAAGTGGTGTAACCTTTACCAGAGAGTTTATGGACAATTCCATTAATTTGTTCGTTCCATTGCTTATTATGGCGATTGCCTCTGATCTGGTTTCAGGAGAACGGACGACGGGTACCATAAAAATGCTGCTGACCCGTCCTGTCAGGCGGTGGAAGGTGCTGCTGAGCAAGCTGCTAACGCTGTATATGTTCGTTTCGCTCATCATTTTGGCTGTGTTTGTGATCAGTTATCTTATATCGGGCTTGTTTTTTGGCTTTCGCGGCTTTAATGTTCCGGTATTTACGGGATTCCGAATTGTTGGATCGACGGTGGATATGTCGGCAGTGCATGCGATTCCGCAATGGCACTATCTTATGCTGCAGGCAGGGTTGATCTGGTTCGTCAGCCTCGTGGTGGCTTCGCTTGCCTTTATGGTTTCGGTGCTGGTACGTAGTACGGCGGCAAGCATTGTGGTGATGATGGCTGCGCTCATTTCGGGCACGATTTTAACGAACATGGCCTCGTCCTGGCAGAGCGCCAAATATTTATTTATGGTTAACCTCGAATTGACCGATTATTTATCAGGAAGCCCCGCCCCGATTGAGGGGATGACCTTGCCGTTTTCTTTAGCTGTATTGGGCATTTGGGGGGCTTCGGCGCTAATTGTTTCATTCGCCGTCTTTACGAAACGGGATATATTGAATTAA
- the parE gene encoding DNA topoisomerase IV subunit B, producing MVDKIDLSAGASGTQNGASEYGVDDIQVLEGLVAVRKRPGMYIGSTSSSGLHHLVWEIVDNAVDEHLAKFCSRIDITMHKDGSVTVTDNGRGIPTGMHKTGIPTPQVVFTILHAGGKFGGSGYKKSGGLHGVGASVTNALSEWLEVEIYRDGKIHRQRFEYWLDKKGVEHVGEPTTGLEVLGNTNKTGTKITFKPDIRVFQAGIHFNYDTLAERLQEIAFLNSGLRIQLKDERSGKSDEYFYEGGASQFVAFLNEGKDVLHDVIHFNAEKEDVEVEIAIQYNSGYTETIASFVNSIPTRGGGTHETGFKTAYTRVMNDYARRTVMLKEKDKNLEGNDLREGMMAVISVKMAEVEFVGQTKDQLGSASARSTVDAIVSEQMQRFLEENPQVAQTLIKKAVQASRAREAARKARDEMRSGKKRSESSNLNGKLSPAQSKDFTRNELFIVEGDSAGGSAKQGRDSKIQAILPLKGKPMNPEKSKLADVMKNDEYRAITAAIGAGVGTEFMLEDSNYSKIIIMTDADTDGAHIQVLLLTFFYRYMKELIDAGRIFIAQPPLYKITRKSGKLETVRYAWTDEQLDNYLKEFGRNFELQRYKGLGEMNPDQLWETTMNPESRTLLRVQIEDAAKAERRVSTLMGDKVDPRKRWIVENVDFTEYVE from the coding sequence ATGGTCGACAAAATCGACTTGTCTGCGGGAGCGTCCGGCACTCAGAACGGAGCTTCGGAGTATGGCGTGGACGACATTCAAGTGCTCGAAGGGCTTGTGGCAGTTCGCAAACGGCCGGGCATGTATATTGGGAGCACCAGTTCTTCGGGACTACATCATTTGGTATGGGAAATTGTGGACAACGCGGTTGATGAGCATCTTGCCAAGTTTTGCTCCCGCATTGACATTACAATGCATAAGGACGGTTCCGTTACAGTAACAGACAACGGACGCGGTATTCCTACGGGAATGCACAAAACGGGAATTCCTACACCTCAGGTTGTATTTACTATTTTGCATGCCGGAGGTAAGTTCGGCGGTTCGGGATATAAAAAGTCCGGGGGTCTGCATGGTGTGGGCGCGTCAGTAACGAACGCTCTTTCGGAATGGCTTGAAGTGGAAATTTACCGGGACGGCAAGATTCACCGTCAGCGGTTTGAATATTGGCTGGACAAGAAGGGCGTGGAGCATGTCGGGGAACCGACCACAGGCCTTGAAGTGCTGGGCAATACTAACAAGACGGGCACAAAAATTACATTTAAACCGGATATTCGCGTATTCCAGGCAGGCATTCATTTCAACTACGATACGCTGGCCGAGCGTCTTCAGGAAATTGCTTTTCTGAACTCAGGTCTTCGTATCCAGCTTAAAGATGAACGCAGCGGGAAATCGGATGAATATTTTTATGAGGGCGGAGCAAGTCAGTTTGTCGCTTTTCTGAATGAAGGCAAGGACGTGCTGCATGACGTCATTCACTTCAACGCAGAGAAGGAAGACGTTGAGGTGGAAATTGCCATTCAGTACAACTCAGGTTATACCGAAACGATTGCTTCGTTTGTCAACTCCATTCCGACACGCGGCGGGGGTACGCATGAAACGGGCTTCAAAACCGCTTATACCCGTGTCATGAATGACTATGCGCGACGCACGGTAATGCTGAAGGAAAAGGATAAGAATCTGGAAGGCAATGATTTGCGCGAGGGAATGATGGCCGTAATCAGTGTCAAGATGGCTGAGGTTGAATTCGTCGGTCAGACGAAGGATCAGTTGGGTAGCGCTTCCGCACGCAGTACGGTGGATGCAATTGTATCGGAGCAGATGCAGCGTTTTCTGGAGGAAAATCCGCAGGTCGCGCAAACGTTAATCAAAAAGGCAGTACAGGCGTCCAGAGCGCGTGAAGCTGCACGTAAGGCTCGTGACGAAATGCGTTCCGGCAAGAAACGCAGTGAAAGCTCGAATCTGAACGGCAAGCTATCGCCTGCGCAGTCCAAGGATTTTACACGAAACGAGTTGTTTATCGTGGAAGGTGATTCGGCTGGAGGATCGGCGAAGCAGGGACGGGATTCCAAAATTCAGGCTATTTTGCCATTGAAGGGCAAGCCGATGAACCCGGAGAAATCCAAGCTGGCGGATGTCATGAAAAATGATGAATACCGCGCGATTACAGCAGCAATCGGGGCGGGAGTAGGAACAGAGTTTATGCTGGAAGACAGCAATTATTCCAAAATCATCATTATGACTGATGCGGATACAGACGGCGCGCACATTCAAGTGTTGCTGCTGACGTTCTTTTATCGGTATATGAAAGAGCTGATTGATGCGGGACGCATATTTATCGCTCAACCGCCATTGTATAAAATAACCCGTAAGTCAGGTAAGCTCGAAACGGTACGTTATGCCTGGACAGATGAGCAGCTTGACAATTACTTAAAGGAATTTGGACGGAATTTTGAGCTTCAACGCTATAAAGGACTCGGGGAGATGAACCCTGATCAGTTATGGGAAACAACGATGAATCCCGAGTCACGTACCTTGCTGCGCGTCCAGATTGAGGATGCAGCCAAGGCCGAACGCCGTGTGTCCACATTGATGGGCGACAAGGTTGATCCACGCAAGCGCTGGATTGTGGAAAACGTAGATTTTACGGAGTATGTAGAGTAG
- a CDS encoding ABC transporter ATP-binding protein — protein MSIQSADKTEIDVAKDSITTDGASGYHSDNQVSSAHGSRTDNETVLSVQHVKKRIGRKMIIHDVTFDVRAGEIFGFLGPNGAGKTTTIRMLVDLIKPTEGTITVCGHNVNRDPEQALRHIGSIVENPEVYSYLTGWENLEHFARMQPGVDEQRIREVVELVRLDRRIHDKVSTYSLGMRQRLGIAQALLGRPKLLILDEPTNGLDPKGIKEMRAFIRLLAAEGMAVFVSSHLLSEIQLLCDRVAIISRGRVLAVGGVRELVETHSHMAVWQLEPHDQGLALLEDSPYVQIITNADELIDDSIVAGSGADAIFTEMDEEHIAELVVQMTASGISVKGVTKINPTLEQLFLKMTEGEILE, from the coding sequence ATGAGCATCCAATCTGCTGACAAGACCGAGATTGATGTAGCAAAGGATTCGATAACCACGGATGGAGCATCCGGCTATCATTCCGACAACCAGGTTAGCAGTGCACACGGAAGCAGAACCGACAACGAAACGGTTCTCTCTGTTCAGCACGTCAAAAAGCGAATCGGACGCAAGATGATCATTCATGATGTAACATTCGACGTACGTGCTGGTGAAATTTTCGGCTTTCTCGGTCCCAATGGGGCCGGAAAAACAACGACGATCCGTATGCTGGTCGATCTGATCAAGCCTACGGAGGGCACCATTACCGTATGCGGTCATAATGTGAACCGTGATCCGGAGCAGGCTTTGCGGCATATCGGTTCTATTGTGGAAAATCCGGAGGTGTACAGTTACCTGACAGGGTGGGAGAATTTAGAGCATTTTGCCCGGATGCAGCCTGGCGTGGATGAACAGCGTATTCGAGAAGTGGTGGAGTTGGTGCGGCTGGATCGGCGTATTCATGATAAGGTAAGTACGTATTCTCTCGGGATGCGCCAGCGACTTGGTATTGCTCAGGCATTGCTTGGCAGACCCAAGTTGCTCATTCTGGATGAACCGACAAACGGATTGGACCCCAAGGGGATCAAGGAAATGAGAGCTTTTATCCGTCTGCTAGCGGCAGAGGGCATGGCTGTATTTGTTTCCAGTCACTTGCTTAGTGAAATCCAGTTGTTGTGTGATCGTGTTGCGATTATTAGCCGGGGAAGGGTGCTTGCTGTTGGCGGGGTGCGGGAATTGGTTGAAACGCATTCGCATATGGCTGTATGGCAACTGGAGCCCCATGATCAGGGTCTTGCCCTGTTGGAAGACTCTCCGTATGTACAAATCATTACGAACGCCGATGAACTGATTGATGACAGCATTGTTGCAGGCAGTGGAGCGGATGCAATTTTTACAGAAATGGACGAAGAGCATATCGCGGAGCTGGTCGTACAAATGACGGCTTCCGGTATTTCCGTTAAAGGTGTAACCAAAATCAACCCTACACTGGAGCAGTTATTCCTGAAAATGACGGAAGGTGAGATTCTTGAATAA
- a CDS encoding MarR family winged helix-turn-helix transcriptional regulator: MNDREEDRLEVYRIIQSVREVNKTIFYAFWNEEQHLDLTAVQHMALAILNKRPNIGLSELADIAHMGCSSMSGVVDRLTKAGYIARGRHEHDRRSLVLTLTPEGKDIMQKVDAMWMERVLPILDIPKEHLDMVLDIHKQMIMKLTPKGMNQLEQSSNDITR, encoded by the coding sequence GTGAATGACAGAGAGGAAGACAGACTTGAGGTGTACCGGATTATTCAGTCGGTAAGGGAGGTTAACAAAACGATATTTTATGCCTTCTGGAATGAGGAGCAGCATTTGGATCTGACAGCCGTTCAGCACATGGCTTTGGCGATTCTGAATAAACGACCCAATATCGGGTTATCTGAGCTGGCAGACATAGCCCATATGGGGTGTAGCTCCATGAGCGGGGTGGTTGACCGCTTGACCAAGGCAGGGTATATCGCTCGCGGACGGCATGAGCATGATCGCAGATCTTTAGTGCTGACGCTTACACCGGAAGGAAAAGACATCATGCAAAAAGTAGACGCCATGTGGATGGAGCGCGTCTTGCCCATTCTGGACATCCCAAAGGAGCATCTGGACATGGTCCTGGATATCCATAAACAAATGATAATGAAATTGACACCGAAGGGAATGAATCAACTTGAGCAGTCCTCAAATGACATTACCAGGTAA
- the gyrA gene encoding DNA gyrase subunit A, with protein sequence MSLSEQFLPAFLEEVVGDRFGRYSKYIIQDRAIPDVRDGLKPVQRRILYSMYDSGNTPDKAYRKSAKTVGDVMGNYHPHGDSSIYDGMVRMAQPWKMSHVLVDGHGNWGSQDDDPAAAMRYTEARLSPIAMEMLRDIEKRTVLFKDNFDNSAKEPVVLPSRYPNLLVNGSSGISAGFATEIPTHSLREVIDASIAVMEKPEIELEEIMTFIKGPDFPTGGLIMGGEGIKDAYRTGKGRIYIRSKTEIQSLRGGKQQLVITEIPYQIVKSRLVTAMENIRLEKKVEGIAEVRDESGRNGLRIVVELKKEADAEGILAYLLKKTDLQVAYNFNMVAIVNKAPHQLGLKSILEAYIAHQREVVTHRIQFELEKAEDRAHVLEGLVKALNILDEVIAAIKASKNRQDAQNNLQWMFGFSERQADSILTLQLYRLTNLEITTLEKELSEIQKKITQYRSILESDRKLISLIRKELLEIREKYGIDRRSDIQGEVEEIKVNLEVMVGAEDVLLTLSKDGYVKRTGMLSFTRSGGERSASGVKEGDYVTQLLDVNTLDVLLVFTQRGQYFLLPVHQVPEYKWKEPGTPIVNVIPLTKDDRIVSVIPIKNIEEIGKSLVFVTKKGQVKRTELKEYATKRSSAVAACKVAGDDEVLSVTLSDGTRDIMLITRAGMSIRFKEQEVNAMGRVSAGVKGIQLAEGDEIVAALWVEEDEGEVLVLTESGYGKRTLLLDYPAQGRGGKGITTFEFKEGKRVRSNGTRIVAAFYCREAIQLFAITAEGQTMSFLSEKAPLTDRKDIGKLLAPVEKKDEIVNVVPRSEPQASQSIE encoded by the coding sequence ATGAGCTTATCGGAGCAATTTTTGCCAGCTTTTCTGGAGGAAGTGGTCGGTGACCGATTTGGCCGATATTCCAAATATATTATTCAGGATCGGGCGATACCCGATGTGCGGGATGGGTTAAAGCCAGTACAGCGCCGGATTCTGTACTCCATGTACGATTCCGGCAACACACCGGATAAGGCTTATCGGAAATCTGCTAAAACCGTCGGGGATGTTATGGGTAATTATCATCCTCACGGTGACTCGTCGATTTACGACGGAATGGTGCGGATGGCGCAGCCTTGGAAAATGAGTCACGTACTGGTGGACGGTCACGGCAACTGGGGTTCCCAAGACGATGACCCTGCGGCAGCTATGCGGTACACGGAGGCCCGTCTGTCTCCTATCGCGATGGAAATGCTGCGTGACATTGAAAAACGCACGGTTTTGTTCAAGGATAACTTTGATAACTCGGCAAAGGAGCCGGTTGTGCTGCCTTCCCGTTATCCGAATCTGCTAGTAAACGGCTCCAGCGGAATTTCAGCCGGATTCGCGACTGAAATTCCAACGCATAGCTTACGCGAGGTCATTGACGCCAGCATTGCTGTGATGGAAAAGCCGGAAATTGAGCTAGAAGAGATTATGACCTTTATTAAAGGCCCTGATTTCCCGACGGGCGGACTAATTATGGGTGGCGAAGGCATTAAGGACGCTTATCGTACAGGCAAAGGACGTATTTATATCCGTTCCAAAACGGAAATACAGTCTTTGCGCGGAGGTAAGCAGCAGCTGGTTATTACGGAGATTCCATACCAGATTGTCAAATCAAGGCTCGTAACCGCTATGGAGAATATCCGTCTGGAGAAAAAGGTGGAAGGGATTGCCGAGGTTCGTGACGAGAGTGGTCGGAATGGTCTGCGAATTGTAGTAGAACTGAAGAAGGAAGCCGATGCGGAAGGGATTTTGGCATATCTGCTGAAAAAAACCGACCTCCAGGTAGCTTACAACTTCAACATGGTAGCCATTGTGAACAAAGCGCCGCATCAGCTTGGTTTGAAGTCCATTTTGGAAGCGTATATCGCCCATCAGCGTGAAGTTGTCACACACCGTATCCAGTTTGAACTGGAGAAGGCGGAGGATCGCGCCCATGTGTTGGAAGGTTTGGTCAAGGCGCTGAACATTCTGGATGAGGTCATTGCGGCCATTAAAGCTTCCAAAAATCGCCAGGACGCGCAAAATAATTTGCAATGGATGTTTGGCTTTAGCGAACGTCAGGCGGATTCTATTTTGACCTTGCAGCTTTACCGTCTCACGAATCTGGAAATCACTACGCTGGAAAAGGAATTAAGTGAAATCCAGAAAAAAATTACACAGTACCGTTCTATTTTGGAAAGTGATCGCAAGCTGATCAGTTTGATTCGCAAGGAACTGCTGGAAATTCGTGAAAAGTACGGCATTGACCGCCGTTCGGACATACAGGGTGAGGTTGAAGAGATTAAGGTAAATCTGGAAGTCATGGTTGGGGCAGAGGATGTATTGCTGACTCTTTCCAAAGACGGCTATGTGAAGCGTACGGGTATGCTGTCCTTCACTCGTTCTGGTGGGGAGCGTTCAGCTTCCGGCGTTAAGGAAGGAGATTATGTCACTCAGTTGCTTGATGTCAACACACTTGATGTGTTGCTCGTCTTCACTCAGCGCGGACAATATTTCTTATTGCCTGTGCACCAGGTGCCGGAGTACAAGTGGAAAGAGCCGGGAACTCCGATTGTTAACGTCATTCCTTTAACCAAGGATGATCGGATCGTGAGTGTCATTCCGATCAAAAACATTGAGGAAATCGGCAAAAGTCTGGTGTTTGTAACGAAGAAGGGTCAAGTGAAGCGAACAGAGCTGAAAGAATATGCTACGAAACGTTCCAGTGCCGTAGCAGCCTGCAAGGTAGCAGGGGATGATGAGGTATTATCGGTAACGTTAAGCGACGGCACCCGGGATATTATGTTGATTACCCGTGCGGGGATGAGCATACGCTTCAAGGAGCAAGAGGTTAATGCGATGGGCCGCGTCTCGGCTGGTGTGAAAGGTATACAACTGGCGGAAGGCGATGAAATTGTTGCAGCGTTGTGGGTGGAGGAGGATGAAGGAGAAGTGCTGGTGCTGACCGAATCAGGTTATGGCAAGCGTACGCTTCTGCTGGATTATCCTGCTCAGGGACGAGGCGGTAAAGGAATCACCACCTTTGAGTTCAAGGAAGGTAAACGAGTACGTTCGAATGGAACTCGGATCGTAGCTGCCTTCTATTGCCGTGAAGCTATTCAATTGTTTGCGATCACTGCAGAAGGACAGACGATGTCCTTCCTTTCGGAAAAAGCTCCTTTGACCGACCGCAAGGATATAGGCAAGCTGCTGGCTCCTGTGGAGAAGAAGGACGAAATTGTGAATGTGGTGCCGCGTAGTGAGCCGCAGGCTTCCCAATCCATAGAATAA
- a CDS encoding RluA family pseudouridine synthase → MTPDELIRHGHSQTDILVLYEDNHVLAIVKPVNVPTQEDASGDPDLLSLLKEDLKIRHNKPGNVFLGLVHRLDRPVGGAMIFAKTSKAASRLSESVRGRSFRKMYVAVLNGVPAASQGRLTHHLLKDSRTNTVQAVRPGTAGAKEAILEYRVLGQADGLSLVQIELHTGRSHQIRVQMQAIGCPLYGDQKYGGRLSRPGQQLALWSLLAGAPHPVSRENMSFHSFPPAQFPWSEWPKSLYESMIEAEN, encoded by the coding sequence ATGACTCCAGATGAACTTATCCGACATGGGCATTCACAAACGGACATTCTTGTTCTATATGAAGACAACCATGTGTTGGCGATTGTGAAGCCTGTCAACGTTCCAACACAAGAGGATGCCAGCGGTGATCCTGATCTGCTGTCTTTACTCAAAGAAGATCTCAAGATCAGACACAATAAGCCTGGTAACGTGTTTTTGGGACTGGTTCACAGATTGGATCGGCCTGTAGGTGGGGCCATGATCTTTGCAAAGACGTCCAAAGCGGCTTCCCGGCTGTCAGAGTCGGTTCGAGGTCGTAGTTTCCGCAAGATGTATGTAGCAGTTCTGAACGGTGTCCCGGCGGCCTCACAAGGCCGTCTGACCCATCACCTGCTAAAGGACAGCCGCACTAACACTGTTCAGGCGGTTCGTCCCGGCACGGCTGGCGCCAAGGAGGCTATTTTGGAGTACCGCGTGCTTGGACAAGCAGATGGGCTCAGTCTTGTACAAATTGAGCTACACACCGGACGCTCACATCAGATTCGTGTACAGATGCAGGCTATCGGCTGTCCTCTATACGGAGATCAAAAATACGGTGGCCGCCTGAGCCGCCCGGGTCAACAATTGGCGCTCTGGTCCCTGCTTGCCGGAGCACCGCATCCGGTTAGCAGGGAGAACATGAGCTTCCACTCGTTCCCCCCAGCTCAATTTCCATGGAGTGAGTGGCCTAAATCGCTTTATGAAAGCATGATCGAAGCTGAGAATTGA
- a CDS encoding MarR family winged helix-turn-helix transcriptional regulator, whose amino-acid sequence MQTTEFAKIWSRMAKDYKVHMEQRLAPSLTEAQLTVLEVLNEYGRMKPSQLIPYLATTPAAVTMLLDRMERNRLVTRFRDVKDRRIVWIVISDQGREEAERGLQIRDDFLGSALNRISQHNQNLLVYLLGKITTKTKPSASASEAKGVKEQIERAE is encoded by the coding sequence ATGCAAACGACCGAATTTGCGAAAATCTGGTCCAGAATGGCTAAGGATTACAAGGTTCATATGGAGCAGCGGTTGGCTCCATCATTGACTGAGGCTCAGCTTACAGTACTGGAGGTTTTGAACGAATACGGCCGTATGAAACCGTCTCAATTGATCCCGTATCTCGCAACCACACCTGCCGCGGTTACGATGCTGCTAGACCGGATGGAGCGGAATCGCCTGGTCACCCGCTTTAGAGACGTAAAGGACCGTAGAATCGTATGGATTGTTATTTCGGATCAAGGGAGAGAAGAAGCTGAACGGGGGTTGCAGATAAGAGATGATTTTCTGGGCTCTGCACTAAACCGGATTTCGCAGCATAATCAAAATTTGCTGGTTTATCTGTTGGGTAAAATCACCACAAAGACGAAACCGTCTGCATCGGCAAGCGAGGCAAAGGGAGTAAAGGAACAAATAGAGCGAGCGGAGTAA